Proteins encoded together in one Lathyrus oleraceus cultivar Zhongwan6 chromosome 5, CAAS_Psat_ZW6_1.0, whole genome shotgun sequence window:
- the LOC127086518 gene encoding cyanidin 3-O-galactoside 2''-O-xylosyltransferase FGGT1 — protein sequence MDSPSSLHIAMFSWFAMGHLTPYLHLSNKLAKRGHKISFFIPKNTVNKLLHLNLHPNLITFFPITVPHVDGLPHDAETTSDVPFSLFPLIATAMDQTDKQIELLLKELKPHIVFFDFQYWLPNLTQKLGIKSLQYLIWNPISTAYLGNITRKSRGKELTEVDLMKPPSEFPDLCIRLQSHELRFLASARKLEFGSGVLLYDRIDIGTKFSDAVAFKGCREIDGLYTDYLQTVFGKPVLLSGPLLPEPPNTTLEEKWESWLKGFKHESVVFCAYGSEGPLEINQFQELLLGLELTGFPFLAALKSPNGFESIEEALPEGFSERVKGKGIVYGSWIQQQLILEHPSVGCFITHCGAASITEGLVNTCQLVLLPRAGSDHIMYARVMSTKFRVGVEVEKGDEDGLFTRESVCKAVKIVMDDENEVGREVRANHDKMRNLLLSNNLESSCVDSFCQKLYGLL from the coding sequence ATGGATTCACCTTCTTCTTTGCACATAGCAATGTTTTCATGGTTTGCTATGGGGCATTTAACTCCATATCTTCACCTCTCCAACAAATTAGCCAAAAGGGGACACAAAATCTCATTCTTCATTCCTAAAAACACAGTCAACAAGTTACTTCATCTCAACCTTCATCCAAATCTTATTACCTTTTTCCCTATCACAGTTCCACATGTTGATGGCCTTCCTCATGATGCTGAAACTACTTCAGATGtacccttttctttattccctCTTATTGCTACTGCCATGGACCAAACTGATAAACAAATTGAACTTCTTCTAAAGGAACTAAAACCACATATTGTTTTCTTTGATTTTCAATATTGGCTACCGAATTTGACTCAAAAACTTGGTATCAAAAGTCTTCAATACTTGATATGGAATCCAATATCAACAGCTTACCTTGGAAATATAACGAGAAAAAGTCGAGGAAAAGAGTTAACTGAAGTTGATCTCATGAAACCACCTTCAGAGTTCCCTGATTTATGCATCAGGCTTCAATCACACGAACTTCGGTTCCTAGCTTCAGCAAGGAAGCTAGAATTTGGCAGTGGTGTTTTATTATATGATCGGATCGACATAGGCACAAAGTTTTCAGATGCGGTTGCTTTCAAAGGTTGCAGAGAAATCGATGGTTTATATACTGATTATCTTCAAACTGTTTTTGGAAAACCTGTTCTTCTTTCAGGTCCTCTATTACCCGAGCCACCAAATACAACTCTAGAGGAAAAATGGGAATCATGGCTTAAGGGATTCAAACATGAATCTGTTGTTTTTTGTGCATATGGAAGTGAAGGTCCATTGGAAATAAATCAATTTCAAGAGTTGTTGCTTGGTCTTGAGTTAACAGGTTTTCCGTTTCTCGCAGCACTTAAGTCACCTAATGGATTTGAATCTATCGAAGAAGCTTTACCTGAAGGGTTCAGTGAAAGAGTTAAAGGAAAAGGGATTGTTTATGGAAGTTGGATTCAACAACAATTGATTTTAGAACACCCTTCTGTTGGATGTTTCATCACACACTGTGGAGCTGCTTCTATAACTGAGGGACTTGTTAACACGTGCCAGTTGGTTTTGTTACCACGTGCCGGCTCAGATCATATAATGTATgcaagagtgatgagtacaaaGTTCAGGGTTGGTGTGGAAGTTGAGAAAGGTGATGAAGATGGATTGTTTACAAGAGAAAGTGTGTGCAAAGCTGTGAAGATTGTGATGGATGATGAGAATGAGGTTGGAAGAGAAGTGAGAGCAAATCATGACAAAATGAGAAACCTCCTCCTTAGCAACAATTTAGAATCTTCATGTGTTGATAGTTTCTGTCAAAAACTGTATGGTTTGCTCTAG